In the genome of Chrysoperla carnea chromosome 5, inChrCarn1.1, whole genome shotgun sequence, the window GTATGAGCATGTGCTGGAAGAGGTACGTATTGTTTTATCTAAccctatgtattataaatgtgaaagtaagattgTTTgctagtttgttttttatgctCTCAcgaaaaactactgaatggatttgaatgaaactcttCCATAATACAACTCGTAcaccagaataacacatgagctgtaatttataaaaatatattaaaaaaattttaaaaattaaatttacttttgacactttaatactaaattaaagatttctgtaaaaatgataCAATCTATGGTTATCTATTCTGATATGCTCAAATAATTATggctattttacattttttttaaaattgaatagtgTACATTTCACCGGTGTAAAATAATCCTTAAGCCTATTTCGAGATCAATTTTTGCGGTATAAACACGTCTAAACTCAATGATCTAAATCAGAAGTCCCCAAACTCTTTTGTCCTCGTGGACCACTTGCaatgtttttcgattttgtgTGGACCCCCTGGTTAGTTAATATtgcatatatttgaaaatacatcAACTTCAAATGTGTTTTAACTGATTTCTAACTGCAGTAACCAGAAAAGCTGACTCTCGTTTTTATTGTGAACCTGCAGTTTATCTGTGAAAAATAAGGAAACTGGGAAAATCGTTGATAAATCGTCGTCAATCTGTTTGTTAtgttttcagctaaaaattaaGCAAACCACTATCTTTTTGCGTGAgttatttattctattaatGAAATGTGCAAATGGAAGTCGCCACCCGCTTAAATGAGATCAATTATCGTGGACCCCCGTTTACATCTCACATACCCTCAATTCTTTTTTCCCTCGCATGGACTCCTTGTAGATCACCAGGGGTTCAGGGAATCTATATGGATCACTTTTTGAATCATtgatctaaattaaaatttattttgaatattttagacACGAATGGCAGCTGAACAATCATCATACACTGAAACATCAGACAACATAgcaaatgaaaattgtgaagAGAATCACAATTGTGATGATATGAACAATAGTAGTGCAATGTGTTCTAATGAAGATGACAGAGACGACTATGATGAAGACGATGAAGCATCAACATGCAATGATGAGGATTGTGATAATAACGATCATcaccatcatcatcatcaacacCATCATACCCATGATTGTCAACATCAACAAGATTGCCAACATGAACAGGAACAAGAACAACCGCCATCACCACAAAAAGGTccacaaatattacataaatcaaGCAAAGAATTATATAAAGCTGTTGCAAAACAATTTGGTATTACATGTAAAATGTCTGACCAGTGTCGTTGTTTGGATTGTCAGAGTCATTATTTTGAGTGTGAATATGAGGAAAATGAACAAGAGAAAACTGACGGCGGTTTAGGTGCTGGTACACCCATGTTTATATCAGAGGTGATGCATGGTTCTGCATGTAATATATTGTAAAATGCTTTCATTTTTTGTtgacttaaactttttttttacctatttcgtttttaattgattttattgtttttaatttatgatttcatAAAGAAACTTATAGgcgttcaaaataaatattaagaaaatcgtGAAGTACGCTCTGTGTTTTCGAACTGTACTTGACTAGATTTGAAATCAggattaaaaagtttaaatagaaaataattttcaatgacAAGATTTTATTGTTCTAtacagtagaaaataattttttctaggaGTCACTCGTACATGTACGTATGTTTGTTCGGGTGGAATCAAACTTTTACTACTTTTAAAAGcgataactgcttcaaaattgaattgtatGATTTCACCCGGACAAGCATACATAAATAggtacatacattgcaagttaaataaaagcttgtaataatataatggaCGCTTTTCTCCTTTTGTCGTATTCATATTCCAGGGAAATCCTtggattttctatttaatttttattgaagcaATTCTAAAACGAAGTACGACAAACTTGCCTTTATTGTGGTTGGTCTGAAAAATTAAAGAACGCACTTCTTTTTTTGTCGAGTACAATTTAAGAAAACGGAGTAAGACTCATGAATCACTGTTTAATAACTGATAGTATAACATAATGATAATAGACCGACAGCTAACAacacaaaaataagaaatttgtaCTCGGTTTTCGccgaaattctttatttttaccttataaataataacgttctaatataaatttaactCCTACCAGTTACGAGCATAAGCTATCTATAGCCCCCTTGCGCTTAATAGTACGGGTGAGAATTGGAAAATAGCGCCAATCATCAccttttattatatcaaaatataaatgctTGTATCAATCGCAGAGATTAGTTTATAAGATATTTGAAAGTGTTATTAGTTGCCAGTCTacgaagtaaaatttataatatacttctggtgataaataattgaagtaatttataaaagaaattatcaaaTAACATCCTTTGTTGACGCAAGAGAGGAGTAGTTAAAAgtgcaaaattattcaaaaaaaattggattaggTACAAATCTTTCTAATTCTGAATTATTGTTACTTGAAGGAAAAACAGCATTTTCATAAtccaaattttcatttgaattaaaaacactttcggtcattgtaaaaaaatgaaaaataaatgaaaacatcaAATATATAACACCTTACTTCTGGCAATGTTCgcttatatagaattttttcttCCGAAGTGATTCAGGTGAGTGGAATAGGATCAAAATACTTTATTGGTTcctatttaaacttttctgaaaaaaaatccgTATGATCCAACAAATCCACAGAATCATACCTAAATTCCAGACAAGGACTTTTATATCAACacaaactcttctaatttaaacaattagcaCGAGTTACGCACATTATTTTTTACGAATTCGGAATTAGTTTTTTCTGTCTGCACGATTTTTCGTGCAATGATAAACAGCTTATAAATTTGTTGCACGCAAATGGTACTTTGAGTGCACCTAGTAAATCTGGCACATGCAAAGGACAACTATCTATTTGTCGCGACGAAAACGATGCAAAAAGGGATTACTTATCCCGAATgagtaaagaaaaaaagtattacaGAATTTCATCACCAGAAGCGTATCGTTCTTATTTAATATGTTGTACCATTCGTATTGTAGAAGTTATAGTAAAAGGcctaaaaatgaagaaaaaaaaagatttttagttttatgtgtttattacata includes:
- the LOC123301082 gene encoding homeobox protein 13-like, which encodes MSKSTTSTRSNSVESPPGENDNINSFPATPQQDCVNNLIISTSQTIMENNDTMTTSTNECIIIPTSPPPSYEHVLEETRMAAEQSSYTETSDNIANENCEENHNCDDMNNSSAMCSNEDDRDDYDEDDEASTCNDEDCDNNDHHHHHHQHHHTHDCQHQQDCQHEQEQEQPPSPQKGPQILHKSSKELYKAVAKQFGITCKMSDQCRCLDCQSHYFECEYEENEQEKTDGGLGAGTPMFISEVMHGSACNIL